In Microbacterium pumilum, the following proteins share a genomic window:
- the treY gene encoding malto-oligosyltrehalose synthase produces MTSRPLSTYRLQIRQDFDLDAAAAVTSYLRDLGVSWAYLSPLLKAGAGSDHGYDVVDPSTVDPARGGKEGLDRFAAAARTAGLGILIDIVPNHTGVGVPAANPWWWDVLTHGRSSRYAAAFDIDWDFGGGKVRLPILGGTLDEVIGDIRIEAEATAAAPYGTLRFFDHVLPLAPGSADDGADARTVLDRQHYEAVFWRREAAELNYRRFFTVTTLAGVRVEEPEVFAETHVEILRWVREGLADGLRVDHPDGLLDPGGYLEQLAAATGGAYVVVEKILEHGEVLPAWWETDGTTGYDALAEIDRVLVDPAGDLPLGDLDAQLRGGPLEWGDLIHDTKRAVADTTQAAEVQRLVRALPQSVDGAADAFSELLAGFPVYRSYLPAGEEHLDAAARTASARRPDLAAAIGGLLSVLKDADTEVSRRFQQTTGPVMAKGVEDTAFYRYSRLGSLTEVGGDPSVFSLSAAQFHAARADRQASWPHAMTALSTHDTKRGEDVRARLAVLAEIPERWSEVLHELRSHATTGNGPLDALLWQAVIGSWPATPERLHTYAEKASREASEQTGWLDPDAVFEGRVHAVVDGAFGPAASIVDAFVAEIETAGWSNSLSAKVLQLVGPGVPDVYQGSELWDHSLVDPDNRRPVDFALRARLLAEIDAGAQPPVDATGAAKLLVTARSLRLKRDRPDLFARYTPMSVVGEAGAHAVAFDRGGALAVATRLPVGLARRGGWGDTVLLRHSGSTTDVFTGRRFEGSTIPLRDLLATYPVALLAADA; encoded by the coding sequence ATGACCAGCCGCCCTCTGTCGACGTACCGTCTGCAGATCCGGCAGGACTTCGACCTGGATGCCGCAGCTGCGGTGACGTCCTACCTGCGCGATCTCGGAGTGTCGTGGGCCTACCTGTCGCCGCTGCTGAAGGCTGGCGCGGGGTCGGATCACGGGTATGACGTCGTGGATCCGAGCACGGTGGACCCGGCTCGGGGTGGCAAGGAGGGGCTGGATCGGTTCGCCGCGGCCGCGCGAACGGCCGGGCTCGGCATACTGATCGACATCGTTCCGAACCACACGGGCGTGGGGGTGCCCGCTGCCAATCCCTGGTGGTGGGACGTTCTCACCCATGGCCGTTCGTCGCGCTACGCCGCCGCCTTCGACATCGATTGGGACTTCGGGGGCGGCAAGGTGCGGCTGCCGATCCTGGGCGGAACGCTCGACGAGGTGATCGGCGACATCCGCATCGAAGCGGAAGCGACTGCAGCCGCCCCGTACGGAACACTGCGGTTCTTCGACCATGTGCTGCCGCTCGCGCCCGGGTCGGCGGATGACGGGGCAGATGCGCGCACGGTGCTCGATCGACAGCACTACGAGGCCGTGTTCTGGCGCCGTGAGGCGGCGGAGCTGAACTACCGCCGCTTCTTCACCGTCACGACACTCGCGGGCGTGCGCGTCGAGGAGCCGGAGGTCTTCGCCGAGACCCATGTCGAGATCCTGCGCTGGGTGCGCGAGGGTCTCGCTGACGGACTCAGGGTCGACCATCCGGACGGCCTCCTGGACCCCGGGGGCTACCTCGAGCAGCTCGCGGCGGCAACCGGGGGAGCCTACGTCGTGGTGGAGAAGATCCTGGAGCACGGCGAAGTGCTGCCCGCATGGTGGGAGACCGATGGCACCACCGGCTACGACGCGCTCGCTGAGATCGACCGCGTGCTGGTGGATCCCGCAGGGGACCTGCCTCTGGGAGATCTGGATGCACAGCTGCGCGGTGGACCACTCGAATGGGGTGACCTCATCCACGACACGAAGCGCGCCGTCGCCGATACGACGCAGGCTGCCGAGGTCCAGAGACTGGTCCGTGCCCTGCCGCAGTCGGTCGATGGCGCAGCAGACGCGTTCTCGGAGCTCCTCGCCGGCTTCCCGGTGTACCGCTCGTACCTTCCCGCCGGCGAAGAGCATCTCGATGCGGCAGCGCGGACCGCATCCGCTCGCCGCCCTGATCTCGCCGCGGCGATCGGGGGCTTGCTGTCCGTCCTGAAGGACGCCGACACCGAGGTGTCGCGGCGGTTCCAGCAGACGACCGGCCCCGTGATGGCGAAGGGCGTCGAGGACACCGCGTTCTACCGCTACAGCCGGCTCGGGTCGCTCACCGAGGTCGGCGGCGACCCTTCGGTGTTCTCGCTGTCGGCCGCACAGTTCCACGCGGCGCGCGCGGATCGCCAGGCGTCGTGGCCGCATGCGATGACCGCCCTCTCCACACACGACACCAAGCGCGGCGAAGACGTCCGCGCCCGGCTGGCGGTGCTGGCCGAGATCCCCGAACGCTGGTCCGAGGTGCTTCACGAGCTGCGGTCCCACGCGACGACCGGCAACGGACCGCTAGACGCGCTGCTGTGGCAGGCGGTCATCGGATCGTGGCCCGCGACGCCCGAGCGGCTGCACACGTACGCCGAGAAGGCGTCTCGTGAGGCCTCCGAACAGACGGGATGGTTGGACCCCGACGCCGTCTTCGAGGGGCGCGTGCACGCCGTGGTCGACGGGGCCTTCGGCCCGGCGGCATCCATCGTCGACGCGTTCGTCGCCGAGATCGAAACGGCCGGATGGTCGAACTCACTGTCGGCGAAAGTCCTGCAGCTCGTGGGACCGGGAGTGCCCGACGTCTATCAGGGCTCGGAGCTCTGGGACCACTCGCTCGTCGACCCCGACAACCGGCGGCCCGTCGACTTCGCGCTTCGCGCGCGGCTGCTCGCCGAGATCGACGCGGGCGCGCAGCCCCCGGTGGATGCCACTGGCGCGGCCAAGCTGCTCGTCACAGCGCGGTCACTCCGCCTGAAGCGCGACCGCCCCGACTTGTTCGCGCGGTACACGCCGATGAGCGTCGTGGGCGAGGCCGGTGCGCACGCCGTCGCGTTCGACCGCGGCGGCGCACTGGCGGTGGCGACCCGTCTTCCCGTCGGACTTGCTCGGCGCGGTGGGTGGGGCGACACGGTGCTGTTGCGCCACAGCGGCTCCACCACCGACGTGTTCACGGGGCGCCGCTTCGAGGGATCGACCATTCCGCTCCGCGACCTGCTCGCCACGTACCCGGTCGCGCTTCTCGCAGCGGACGCGTGA
- the glgX gene encoding glycogen debranching protein GlgX, producing MESWPGSTYPLGATYDGSGTNFALFSEGAQRVELCLFGDRGRETRVDLVDIDAFVWHAYLPNVQPGQRYGYRVHGENNPAKGLRFNPNKLLLDPYAKAVEGQVKWGQPVFGYNFGSPDSRNDEDSAARMMKAVVVSPFFDWSGDRQPKTPYSESFIYEAHVKGLTELHPDVPEELRGTYSGVAHPAVIDHLTRLGVTAIELMPVHQFVNDATLQDKGLSNYWGYNTIAFLAPQNTYSSTGQRGQQVQEFKGMVRALHAAGIEVILDVVYNHTAEGNHLGPTLSMRGIDNAAYYHLEDDDPRYYTDYTGTGNSLNVRHPHTLQLIMDSLRYWVLEMHVDGFRFDLASTLAREFYEVDRLATFFELVQQDPVVSQVKLIAEPWDVGPGGYQVGNFPPQWTEWNGKYRDTVRDFWRGEAQSLGEFASRLTGSSDLYEHSGRRPVASINFVTAHDGFTLRDLVSYNEKHNEANGEDNKDGESHNRSSNFGAEGPTDDQKILTLRARQQRNFIATLLLSQGVPMLVHGDELGRTQKGNNNGYAQDNETTWVDWSTVDQPLVEFTAALARLRKTHPTFRRSRFFDGRPVKMEEGAPIPDIVWLRPDGTVMQPEDWGSGFGRAIGVFLNGGGIRQRDRRGVPIEDLHFLILFNAGDEPEDFHLPAPRFSPEWDVLVDTAGLLTDDAPVEPGATISLAAKSLVLLSEHNVPESDGDHSVAASLTSQAAPTHPDDLPSKAPKPELGR from the coding sequence ATGGAAAGCTGGCCAGGATCGACGTACCCCCTGGGAGCGACGTACGACGGAAGCGGCACCAACTTCGCACTGTTCAGCGAAGGCGCTCAGCGCGTGGAACTCTGCCTGTTCGGGGACCGTGGCCGGGAGACCCGTGTCGACCTCGTCGACATCGACGCGTTCGTGTGGCATGCGTATCTTCCCAACGTCCAGCCGGGCCAGCGCTACGGGTACCGCGTGCACGGCGAGAACAACCCCGCCAAGGGACTGAGGTTCAATCCCAACAAACTCCTGCTCGATCCCTACGCGAAGGCTGTCGAAGGTCAGGTCAAGTGGGGGCAGCCCGTCTTCGGCTACAACTTCGGGAGCCCCGACTCGCGCAACGACGAGGATTCTGCCGCACGCATGATGAAGGCCGTCGTCGTCAGCCCGTTCTTCGACTGGTCCGGAGACAGGCAGCCGAAGACGCCGTACTCGGAGTCCTTCATCTACGAAGCGCACGTGAAAGGGCTGACCGAGCTTCACCCGGACGTTCCCGAAGAACTCCGTGGCACCTACAGCGGAGTCGCTCATCCGGCTGTGATCGACCACCTCACGAGACTCGGCGTGACGGCGATCGAGCTCATGCCGGTGCACCAGTTCGTCAACGATGCGACCCTTCAGGACAAGGGGCTCTCGAACTACTGGGGCTACAACACGATCGCGTTCCTCGCACCGCAGAACACCTACTCGTCGACGGGCCAGCGCGGTCAGCAGGTGCAGGAGTTCAAGGGAATGGTGCGGGCGCTGCACGCGGCCGGCATCGAAGTGATCCTGGATGTCGTCTACAACCACACCGCCGAAGGCAACCATCTCGGCCCCACGCTGTCGATGCGCGGCATCGACAACGCGGCCTACTACCACCTCGAAGACGACGACCCCAGGTACTACACCGACTACACGGGCACCGGAAACAGCCTCAACGTGCGCCATCCGCACACCCTGCAGCTCATCATGGACTCCCTCCGGTACTGGGTGCTCGAGATGCACGTCGACGGCTTCCGGTTCGATCTCGCCTCGACGCTCGCGCGCGAGTTCTACGAGGTGGACCGACTCGCGACCTTCTTCGAGCTCGTGCAGCAGGACCCCGTGGTCTCTCAGGTCAAGCTGATCGCCGAGCCGTGGGATGTGGGTCCCGGGGGGTACCAGGTCGGCAACTTCCCGCCGCAGTGGACCGAGTGGAACGGCAAGTACCGCGACACGGTGCGGGACTTCTGGCGCGGCGAAGCGCAGTCACTCGGTGAATTCGCCTCCCGACTGACAGGGTCCAGCGATCTCTATGAGCACTCAGGTCGCCGTCCCGTGGCATCCATCAACTTCGTCACGGCCCACGACGGCTTCACACTGCGTGACCTGGTGTCGTACAACGAAAAGCACAACGAGGCCAACGGCGAGGACAACAAGGACGGCGAATCGCACAACAGGTCGTCGAACTTCGGTGCTGAGGGCCCGACGGACGACCAGAAGATCCTTACTCTTCGGGCTCGTCAGCAGCGGAATTTCATCGCGACGCTGCTGCTGTCGCAGGGCGTGCCGATGCTGGTGCACGGGGACGAGCTGGGCAGGACCCAGAAGGGCAACAACAACGGGTACGCGCAGGACAATGAGACGACCTGGGTCGACTGGAGCACCGTAGATCAACCGCTCGTGGAGTTCACTGCGGCGCTGGCGCGACTTCGAAAGACGCATCCGACCTTCCGCCGGAGCCGGTTCTTCGATGGTCGACCCGTGAAGATGGAGGAGGGCGCGCCGATCCCCGACATCGTATGGCTGCGCCCCGACGGCACCGTCATGCAGCCCGAGGACTGGGGCTCCGGCTTCGGCCGCGCGATCGGCGTGTTTCTGAACGGTGGCGGGATCCGCCAACGCGATCGCCGGGGCGTGCCCATCGAAGATCTGCACTTCCTCATCCTGTTCAATGCGGGCGACGAACCTGAAGACTTCCACCTCCCGGCGCCGCGATTCAGCCCCGAGTGGGACGTGCTCGTCGACACGGCGGGACTGCTGACCGACGATGCCCCCGTGGAACCGGGCGCGACGATCTCGCTGGCGGCGAAGTCACTGGTTCTGCTGTCCGAACACAATGTGCCCGAGTCCGACGGCGACCACTCGGTTGCGGCATCCCTCACCTCTCAGGCAGCGCCGACGCACCCCGACGACCTCCCTTCGAAGGCACCGAAACCTGAGCTCGGGCGATGA
- a CDS encoding aminotransferase class V-fold PLP-dependent enzyme, whose protein sequence is MDGTPPFDVERVRSSFDFVGQGRVATNNAASTQLPRELLQLYGELVPQYENVHRGQSDASVRMTARFEAAFDTIADWIGAPSRRTISIHRNTTEAINLVMYTLLTEFRDGDNVVTTMMEHNSDYVPWYALCHEILPRFGRRVECRIARFDHETGALDLDDLAELVDDRTKLVCCTGASNFLGTKPPLPEVRRIADSSGYPQPNGERRSWLLVDGAQLVPSALVDVEALDVEFLAFSFHKFLAPLGVGVLYAKEHLRRGSLPFLYGGDMIAEGRVTPDRVEYNALPWKFSAGTPNILGVVASAEALRLTIDLTGADPGRTWFRSADRIPRAISGAAMARIAAHTTSLTQRAIASLSTIPRLRVFGVPQGEVRAPLVAFTVEGLSPFAIAAALNTRGVESRAGCHCATLAHHDLGLDPPASCRLSFYLYNSTDDVDRAVEAVRAAVAVTTG, encoded by the coding sequence ATGGACGGGACTCCGCCGTTCGATGTGGAGCGTGTCCGGTCGTCATTCGATTTCGTGGGGCAGGGCCGGGTCGCGACCAACAATGCGGCCAGCACGCAGCTGCCGCGCGAGCTTCTGCAGCTCTACGGCGAGCTGGTGCCGCAGTACGAGAACGTGCACCGCGGACAGTCGGATGCCTCGGTCCGGATGACGGCACGATTCGAAGCGGCATTCGACACGATCGCCGACTGGATCGGGGCACCGAGCCGTCGCACCATCTCCATCCATCGCAACACGACCGAGGCGATCAACCTCGTCATGTACACGCTGCTGACCGAGTTCCGCGACGGCGACAACGTCGTCACGACCATGATGGAGCACAACTCGGACTACGTCCCCTGGTACGCCCTCTGCCACGAGATCCTTCCGCGCTTCGGTCGTCGAGTCGAATGCCGCATCGCGCGCTTCGACCATGAAACAGGTGCGCTGGACCTCGACGATCTGGCTGAGCTGGTCGACGACCGCACCAAGCTCGTGTGCTGCACGGGCGCGTCGAACTTTCTCGGCACGAAACCCCCGCTCCCAGAAGTGCGCCGGATCGCGGACTCGAGCGGTTACCCGCAGCCGAACGGCGAACGGCGGTCGTGGCTTCTGGTCGACGGCGCTCAACTCGTGCCGAGCGCTCTCGTCGACGTCGAGGCGCTGGATGTCGAGTTCCTGGCCTTCTCGTTCCACAAGTTCCTCGCCCCGCTCGGGGTGGGCGTGCTGTACGCGAAGGAGCACCTGCGCCGAGGGTCGCTTCCGTTCCTGTACGGAGGCGACATGATCGCCGAGGGACGCGTCACGCCGGACCGCGTGGAGTACAACGCGCTACCGTGGAAGTTCTCCGCAGGAACGCCGAACATCCTCGGCGTGGTCGCATCGGCCGAGGCGCTGCGGCTCACCATCGACCTGACCGGTGCCGATCCAGGGCGCACGTGGTTCCGGTCGGCAGACCGCATCCCGCGAGCGATTTCGGGTGCGGCGATGGCCCGGATCGCCGCACACACCACGAGCCTCACCCAGCGCGCGATCGCATCGCTCTCGACGATTCCCCGACTGCGGGTCTTCGGGGTGCCACAAGGTGAGGTCCGCGCCCCGCTGGTGGCGTTCACCGTCGAGGGACTCAGCCCGTTCGCGATCGCAGCCGCGCTCAACACCCGCGGCGTCGAGTCCCGCGCAGGATGCCACTGCGCGACCCTCGCTCACCACGATCTCGGCCTCGATCCGCCTGCCAGCTGCCGATTGAGCTTCTACCTGTACAACTCCACGGATGACGTCGACCGCGCGGTCGAGGCGGTGCGGGCTGCCGTCGCTGTGACGACCGGGTGA
- the nirB gene encoding nitrite reductase large subunit NirB: protein MSASDAARPHVVVVGAGMVAHRFAESLLSRADAGWRVTVVGEEDRHPYDRVGLTGFFGGATPADLELDRSVFDDERVRFLRGDAVARIDRAARRVTTRRGLSVAYDRLVLATGSYAARLAVDGFGLDGCFVYRTLDDVERLREFVAARAAELGRPLTGTVIGGGLLGLEAAGALQGLEVACTVVQSSDRLMSAQLDLSGANALKRLIEARGIRVRTGTSTTRLDPDRSGQVAGLEFRDGSYEGTDVVVFTVGVRPRDELARTAEIEVHPRGGVLIDAGCTTSDPRIMAIGEVANFDDLCVGLVAPGYAMAEVAATRLLGGEASFPGYDLSTKLKLSGVDVASFGDAFATTPGALDVVYADPVAGVYKKLVLSDDAKTLLGGILVGDASAYGSLRPLVGGALGGDPAAYLMPDGGVTAPTGDLPDDALVCSCNSVTAGTIRHAVHEEGCADVAAVKSCTKAGAACGSCVMMVKKIVGTELAKSGAALSNALCEHFDMSRRQLFDAVRVSGLTTFTTVIERFGTGRGCDICKPALASILSTLVGAHVLDGENATLQDTNDHVMANLQKDGSYSVVPRIPGGEVTPEGLLAIGQVAKDFALYTKITGGQRIDMFGARLEQLPEIWQRLVEAGFESGHAYGKSLRTVKSCVGSTWCRYGVQDSVGMAVELELRYRGLRSPHKLKLGVSGCARECAEARGKDVGVIATEAGWNMYVGGNGGFTPRHAVLLAEGLSDAELLTAIDRFLMYYIFTADRLQRTAPWFEDLEGGIEGLRAVIFDDSLGICADLDAAMATHVGSYQDEWKATLDDPEKLRRFASFVNAPTTPDPSLAYVGERGQPRPATDSERSDAAVLIAGTTLEVRR from the coding sequence ATGAGCGCCTCAGACGCCGCCCGGCCCCACGTGGTGGTCGTCGGCGCCGGAATGGTGGCGCATCGTTTCGCCGAGAGTCTGCTCAGTCGCGCCGACGCCGGCTGGCGCGTCACCGTCGTCGGCGAGGAGGACCGGCATCCGTACGATCGCGTCGGGCTCACCGGATTCTTCGGGGGTGCGACGCCCGCTGACCTCGAACTCGATCGGTCCGTCTTCGATGACGAAAGAGTGAGGTTCCTCCGCGGCGACGCCGTGGCTCGCATCGACCGCGCGGCGCGGCGGGTCACGACCAGGCGGGGGCTCAGTGTCGCCTACGACCGTCTGGTGCTCGCCACCGGCTCGTATGCAGCCCGCCTCGCCGTCGACGGATTCGGTCTCGACGGCTGCTTCGTGTATCGCACCCTCGACGACGTCGAGCGCCTCCGTGAGTTCGTCGCGGCCCGCGCCGCGGAGCTGGGGCGACCGCTCACCGGGACGGTGATCGGCGGTGGGCTCCTCGGCCTCGAAGCTGCCGGCGCCCTGCAGGGACTCGAGGTCGCGTGCACGGTGGTGCAGTCTTCCGACCGGCTCATGTCGGCGCAGCTCGACCTGAGCGGTGCGAATGCTCTCAAGCGTCTGATCGAGGCCCGCGGCATCCGGGTCCGAACGGGAACGAGCACGACGAGACTCGATCCGGACCGGTCGGGACAGGTCGCGGGCCTCGAATTCCGCGACGGGTCTTACGAAGGCACCGATGTCGTCGTCTTCACCGTCGGCGTACGTCCGCGTGACGAACTCGCCCGCACGGCCGAGATCGAGGTCCACCCTCGCGGCGGCGTGCTGATAGATGCGGGCTGCACGACATCGGATCCCCGGATCATGGCGATCGGCGAGGTCGCCAACTTCGACGACCTCTGCGTCGGCCTCGTCGCTCCCGGCTACGCGATGGCCGAGGTTGCGGCGACGCGGCTCCTCGGCGGCGAGGCGTCCTTCCCCGGCTACGATCTGTCGACCAAGCTCAAGCTTTCGGGCGTGGATGTGGCGAGCTTCGGCGATGCGTTCGCAACGACGCCCGGCGCGCTCGATGTCGTGTACGCCGACCCGGTCGCGGGCGTGTACAAGAAGCTGGTGCTCTCGGACGACGCCAAGACCCTCCTGGGCGGAATCCTCGTGGGCGACGCGTCGGCCTACGGCTCGCTCCGTCCGCTCGTGGGCGGTGCACTCGGTGGCGACCCCGCGGCATACCTCATGCCCGATGGGGGCGTCACGGCACCGACCGGCGATCTTCCCGATGACGCACTCGTGTGCTCGTGCAACAGCGTGACGGCGGGCACCATCCGCCACGCGGTCCACGAAGAGGGGTGTGCTGACGTCGCAGCCGTCAAGTCGTGCACGAAGGCCGGCGCGGCCTGCGGCTCATGCGTGATGATGGTCAAGAAGATCGTCGGCACGGAGCTTGCGAAGTCCGGTGCGGCACTGAGCAATGCGCTGTGCGAGCACTTCGACATGTCGCGGCGCCAGCTGTTCGACGCGGTCCGCGTGTCGGGGCTCACGACCTTCACCACGGTCATCGAGCGATTCGGAACCGGGCGCGGCTGCGATATCTGCAAGCCCGCGCTTGCCAGCATCCTGTCGACGCTGGTGGGCGCGCACGTGCTGGACGGCGAGAACGCGACGCTGCAGGACACGAACGACCACGTGATGGCCAACCTGCAGAAGGACGGCAGCTACTCTGTCGTTCCGCGCATCCCGGGCGGCGAAGTGACGCCAGAAGGTCTGCTGGCGATCGGGCAGGTGGCGAAGGACTTCGCCCTGTACACCAAGATCACCGGCGGGCAGCGGATCGACATGTTCGGTGCGCGCCTGGAGCAGCTGCCCGAGATCTGGCAACGCCTCGTCGAGGCCGGGTTCGAGTCCGGTCATGCGTACGGCAAGTCGCTGCGTACCGTGAAGTCGTGCGTCGGGTCGACGTGGTGCCGATACGGCGTGCAGGATTCGGTGGGCATGGCGGTCGAGCTCGAGCTGCGCTACCGCGGGCTGCGGTCGCCGCACAAGCTCAAGCTCGGAGTGTCGGGCTGTGCCCGTGAGTGCGCCGAGGCGCGCGGCAAGGATGTCGGGGTCATCGCCACTGAAGCGGGCTGGAACATGTACGTCGGGGGCAACGGCGGGTTCACGCCCCGGCACGCGGTGCTGCTCGCCGAGGGGCTGAGCGACGCGGAGCTGCTCACTGCCATCGACCGGTTCCTGATGTACTACATCTTCACGGCCGACCGTCTGCAGCGCACGGCACCCTGGTTCGAAGACCTCGAGGGCGGCATCGAAGGACTCAGGGCGGTCATCTTCGACGACAGCCTCGGCATCTGCGCAGACCTCGACGCCGCGATGGCGACCCATGTCGGCTCCTATCAGGACGAGTGGAAGGCGACTCTGGACGACCCCGAGAAGCTCCGTCGCTTCGCGTCCTTCGTGAACGCGCCGACGACCCCCGACCCGTCCCTCGCCTACGTCGGAGAACGCGGCCAGCCCCGTCCGGCGACCGATTCCGAGCGCTCCGATGCGGCCGTGCTCATCGCGGGGACAACCCTGGAGGTGCGCAGATGA
- the nirD gene encoding nitrite reductase small subunit NirD, giving the protein MTIVDRAPTEALRLPTGWVRVCAVADLEVERGRAALLGATQLALFLLHSGRIHAVSNLDPYSGAHVISRGIVGTRQDAPTVASPMYKQVFDLRTGLCLDTQGKEPKSLEVWPATVADDQVYVRWEGDS; this is encoded by the coding sequence ATGACCATTGTCGATCGCGCCCCCACCGAGGCCCTCCGGCTGCCGACGGGCTGGGTGCGCGTGTGCGCAGTCGCCGATCTCGAGGTGGAGCGAGGCCGGGCGGCTCTCCTCGGTGCCACGCAACTCGCACTCTTCCTGCTCCACAGCGGTCGAATTCACGCCGTGTCGAATCTCGACCCCTACAGCGGTGCGCACGTGATCTCACGCGGCATCGTCGGCACACGGCAGGACGCACCGACGGTCGCCTCGCCGATGTACAAGCAGGTCTTCGACCTCCGCACGGGACTCTGTCTCGACACCCAGGGCAAAGAGCCCAAGAGCCTCGAGGTCTGGCCCGCGACAGTCGCCGACGACCAGGTCTACGTGCGCTGGGAGGGCGACTCATGA
- the cobA gene encoding uroporphyrinogen-III C-methyltransferase encodes MTTMLGVSLTGRTVVMVGGGDVTARRLERFLSEGALVRLIAPELSGAVAALVDAQRVEWIPRRARRSDLAGAWLVHTATGDPRVDTDIAAACERRRILCVNASDGAHGSARLAAETHAGDVVVGVVSDAGVDPRRAGRLRDAVAALIRDGSLPLRRQRPTRSGRVDLVGGGPGPSDLITVRGRRLLAEADVVIADRLGPTDVLSELDPDVEVIDVGKRPGHHPVPQDEINALLVAHAQAGRRVVRLKGGDPFVYGRGGEEVAACLAAGVPVEVVPGLTSVVSVPQAAGIPITHRGSAASVHVVNGQADTSESTLAALADDTVTTVVLMGVAGLPRLMAAAAAAGVPADRPVAIIERGHTPDQRTTWTTIAAAVDDATAAGVRNPAVIVIGEVARAGLLLPDREMAGDRRH; translated from the coding sequence ATGACGACGATGCTCGGAGTCTCGCTCACCGGACGCACCGTGGTGATGGTGGGCGGTGGCGACGTCACAGCCCGTCGTCTCGAACGCTTCCTGAGCGAGGGCGCTCTGGTGCGCCTCATCGCGCCCGAGCTGTCGGGTGCGGTCGCAGCCTTGGTCGATGCGCAGCGCGTGGAGTGGATCCCGCGGCGTGCGCGGCGGAGCGATCTCGCGGGCGCATGGCTCGTCCACACCGCGACAGGCGACCCGCGAGTCGACACCGACATCGCCGCAGCGTGCGAGCGTAGACGCATCCTGTGCGTGAACGCGTCGGACGGCGCGCACGGCTCGGCGCGGCTTGCGGCCGAGACGCACGCCGGCGATGTGGTGGTCGGCGTCGTCTCGGATGCCGGAGTCGACCCACGCCGCGCAGGACGCCTGCGTGACGCCGTCGCCGCATTGATCCGCGACGGCTCTCTGCCGCTTCGCCGCCAGCGGCCCACACGCTCCGGTCGCGTCGATCTGGTCGGCGGCGGACCGGGGCCTTCCGATCTCATCACGGTGCGGGGGCGGCGCCTCCTGGCCGAGGCCGACGTCGTGATCGCCGACCGGCTCGGACCGACAGACGTCTTGTCGGAGCTGGATCCCGACGTCGAGGTGATCGATGTCGGAAAACGCCCAGGACATCATCCCGTTCCGCAGGATGAGATCAACGCGCTGCTCGTCGCACACGCGCAGGCGGGACGACGGGTGGTCCGGCTCAAGGGCGGCGATCCGTTCGTCTATGGCCGCGGCGGCGAAGAGGTCGCGGCCTGCCTGGCGGCGGGTGTGCCGGTCGAGGTCGTGCCCGGCCTCACGAGCGTCGTCTCGGTGCCCCAGGCGGCCGGCATCCCGATCACACACCGCGGCAGCGCGGCATCCGTGCACGTGGTCAACGGTCAGGCGGACACATCGGAGTCCACACTCGCGGCGCTCGCCGACGACACCGTCACCACCGTGGTCCTGATGGGTGTGGCGGGGCTCCCCCGTCTCATGGCAGCGGCCGCCGCCGCGGGCGTGCCCGCCGACCGCCCGGTGGCGATCATCGAGCGCGGACACACTCCCGACCAGCGGACGACCTGGACGACCATCGCGGCTGCCGTCGATGATGCGACGGCAGCCGGGGTTCGCAATCCGGCGGTGATCGTGATCGGAGAGGTCGCGCGCGCGGGACTGCTGCTGCCGGACCGAGAGATGGCAGGTGATCGCAGGCATTGA